Within the Fusarium keratoplasticum isolate Fu6.1 chromosome 1, whole genome shotgun sequence genome, the region GTGTAGTATGAGCCGTAGTCGCTGGGCGCAGAGCTGAAGGCGCCACCAGGCTGCTGGGGCTGAGAGGTCTGCGTGGGGAAGTTGTCGAatggaggctgagaagaaggggtGCTCTGCTGGTTGAAAGGATCCAGAGGCTTCTGAGGAGCTGCGGCGGCCTCTTGAGCACCGGCCTGACCGAAGCGACCGAACTGCTGGGCGTTAGCGGCGGGGGCCTGGCCAGGTACCTGGGCCTGAGCCGGAGCCTGAGTCTGCGAAGCGGGTGCTGGGGAGGTATTAGTATCGAGGCTGAGGGTCGAACCAGGGTCAGATAGCATACCAGTCGGGGCGGCAATGGGGGTGACAGTAGAAGCAGGCTTCTGAGCGAAAGCTTCGGGGACAGCAGCCTGAGTAGCAGGAGGAAGGGAGGTGCGAGGGTGAGCAACAGGGGAATCGGCGGGGGGTTGAGCCCGAGTCTCGGGCTCCTCTCGGTCGCCATCAATGTCttcatcggcatcggccaAGTTGAAAGCTCCAAATTGGACAGCGGCGCGGTCAACCTCACGGTTGCCAGGCATGCGCACAGCTTCCTCCTGGTCAAGCACACGtcgttggtggtgatgatgatggctaGGAGTACGGGTGGTTCGTTCAGcggtggccttggcggcAGTGGCGGCAAAACCGCTGGCATCAGGTCGAGGGGGAATatgctgctgttgagcagCCGAGAGAGGTGTAGCAGTAACACTGGCAGGGTTCTGTCGAGGGTCCCAAGAGTCAGCGGCGGTGCTTGCGGCGGTACCAGTTGGAGGTGGCTTAGAGTCGTCAACAACCTGTTCAAGATTTGTTTCGGTGAGCTCGTCCTTGGAGGGGGGTAGAGCCACCTCGGGCTCTACGACGTGAGGAACTTCGGAGGGAGGAACGGTATCGGCAACGGGGGTGGTTTCGTCAGGCTCGGCAACAGCAGGGGCAGGTGCGGGCTCGGGTTCGGGGGCGacctcaggctcaggctcgggtTCGACAGGTTCGGGAACAGATTCAGGTTCAATAGGTTCGGGGGCGGGCTTAGGTGCAGGAGCTTCCTTTGGCTTGGGCGGGGCCTTGGGAACGGTCGACTGTCGCAACATGCTCGCCCATGTCTTGACCGGAGGAGCGGCAGGCTTCGGGGCCTCGACATTCGCAGAGGGTGTGGGCTTCTCAGACAGaacttccttctcctctgggACATCACCCTTGGGTTCGTTACTGCCCCAAGCAGATGACTCCTCTGTGGGGATAGACAATTGCTGGTTCTCCTTGGTTCGGGCGCCGTTGGTAGGAGCAGCATGGGCAGATCGGCCGCGAGTGCTGCGACCCCCTCGATCCGTAGCTCGACCTCGGCCGCGTCCCTCAGATACAGCACGACCGCCGCGGGCGGCTCGAGGACCGGTAGACGTCGCGTCGTTCGAAGGCGCAGGAGCttgctccttggccttggctcgggaagccttcttgggctttgaGACCTCGCCCCATTGCGAAATGGTACCTATGACGATCGCAGGTTAGCAGCAGGATCAGCATGTGTGGTGGGTTCAAGGGCGAGGGCGTGGGGCGCGCAGCGACTTCCAGCAGTTTGTGGATGTGTAGCGTGGCCGCGTGCGGTGAGAGAGGACAAGGCAGGGCAGGAAAAAAGGCCACACATACCCTCAGCGATGCGAGTGACGGCTTCGTTCTCGTCGCCGTTGGTCTCCTGGAGGGCGAATAGGACATCGGCCTCGGACCAGTCAGGGAACATCTCGCGGATTACCGATGTCTTGTCGCCATATTGCTTTCGAAGCTCGCCAAAGTCGCCTTCGTCTTCAAATGCAGCCAGCGAGTCGTCGGCTTTGTGGTCGGCCTTGTCGCCATTGGGTCTACGGCCGCCTCGACCGGCGAAACCTCCTCTACCACCACGGCCGGAGCCTCTGCCGCGCGAGGCGGACGTCCGTGAAGTCACTTCGGACATTAGATGGGTTTGTTGTGGTTGGTTATGAGCTGAGTGTGCGTAGGTATGCAGTGtgtggtgggaggaggagagctAGGCTCAAAGTGTGGAGAGAGGAAAACAATGGAAGGGAAAAAGGCCTGTCAGCTGTCCTCTGCGGGAGCAACAGGCAGGTGGGAGGAAGGGGTCGACCGTGAATCCGTGGTCGACAAGTGAAGGcgtcgatgaaggagaggccgggagatggagaaaaAGTGTGGAAGGTTCTGGGCaaagggagagggagaggaagaggagaaagaggcaCGAGGTTTTCCCCAGAGGCAGAAGAAAGGTTCAGGTTACGAAGGTTTTGCCTCTAGCGGCTGGCCCGTGGTGACgccccagtcccagtcccagtctGAGACCTGGGCAGCCTGTACTGTGCTGCAAAGGTTAGTGCCCCTCCCAGGTCAGGTCCCTCCACCTAGGCTCCTTCAGGCCCTGGCACCCCTTCGTAACACGTCGACTCAGGCGACAACCGCGCCCGCCTGTGCTGTCTCTCAGCCCTCTTACAGTGGGTGGCTCAATCGAATGCCTCGGTGGTGGCACTCGACTCAACTGATCGCGTCCAGAGTTGGCCAGCTTGGCATTCTGCCCAATTGAAGCCGTCGGCGTCGACGCTTGCCCTGACCGGAAGCAGATCGCCCTGGACGTGTTTGCCAGGTGGCGCAACCATGGGTACCTGACGGGAACCTCTCATCTTGAAGAGCGAGAGTCTATGCTTGCccgttgcgttgcgttgccgcTGCCGTCCGTCTTGTGCCACTTCCATCGCTACGACCACCGGCCCTGGAGATCAGACGGGAGGTACCTGCGCAACCTGgaaccaagaccaacaaccttgaccttCCTTGCTCGTTTAGCCCCAAGTCGGGTCGAATCAAGGATCATCCAGCTCTCTCCGTCTCCGGCCCCAGCCAGAGCCCACACGAGACCTGGCCGCCACCTACTACACAAAGGGATCGAGTTCAAAGCTGGAGTAGACAGCGTCGCATTCGCAGGGAAAAGATATGCCAAGTTGATGCAGCGAGACCTtgccttcctcctctgggaCTCTGCCGACTCCCTGCTGCAATTGAGGCCTTGCTGCCCTGTTATTGCGCCCATTGGAGATTGCGACCATTGGATCTGCCCGCGTCTCGTCATTTTAGGGTGCCGCGTATCTCAGCGACTTCGGTAGCTGTCGCTCCAGTCCTATCACGCACGCCGGCTGTTTGCGCTTCCAAGGCTGTGTGCGGTGCGGCTGTCTCTGGCTCAGGTATCGGTACCCGACAGGCCGCATCCGCCAGGCAACCCCAGAGACAGGACAGGTGGCCATGGATGTCTCAGTACTTTGGCGACGGTCCAAATTTCAAGCCAGGGGGCTGCGTCAGGGCCCACCTGAGCTTCCTTGCTTGAGCGGGCGGTTCACACATtcacatccatctccattctCCAATTCGCCCCTCCCCCAAAGCCACTTGAGGCTGACAAGCCCCTGGCATCACATGACACGTTTTCCGCCCCGCTTTGTGGCGTCTCGTTCGACGATGGCATCATGTTTGAACGTCGAGGCCGCATGACCGCAATGCGTCTATCGCAAACACCAACCCCGTTCCCGAGTACGCGATAATTACGTGGATTGCGTCGAGTCAGCTTCTTTCAGGGCAGGGCGTGCCACCGACATTGCTTCCCGTTTATCCCAATTGACCTTTGTCCACAATGTTTTCCACCAAGTCGGTCAACTCGCTCAAGAACCTCTTCGCCTCCTACCACGAACCCCTCCCCCTGTCCAAACAGCAGTCTCAGAAACTACTCGACGGTCTCAAGACATCCTTTCGAAAACAGCTCGACCGCGAGTATGGAGAATCCTCCGAAAGCCCACCGCCTGCCACGAAACATGCCGATCCGCCTAAGCCTATCCGATTATCCGCTACGAACCGGCATTTGAAGGATATCCTCGCGAATCCCCTCTTCAGCTATAACAAGGATGTCACATCAACATTCCCCACGAAAATATCTACGTCAGCGCTGGTCGCTCCGCAACGCGATCCCATGGAGGTTTTCGATCATGCCGTGGCTAGAGGATTGATGACACCGAAGGCCGCCATTGGTTGTATGATTGCCAAGTCAAAGCAGCTACAAGCACAGGAGCCTGGCCTCGGAGGTCTTGCCTCGGCAGGAACAGCAGCGCGTATTGTGCGATGGCTCAAATCATGCGGCGCAGAACAAGATCTTCGATTCCTGGACAACCAGACTTTTGTTCGAACATTGGCTCCATTCTTGGTTGCTGAGGGCATGGAGGAAGTAGCTTGGGAGTGGTTATCGCGGACAATCTACGATCCTTCTAGCAAGTTGTCCAAGGAGAAGCGCCTGAAGAGGGcatctcatcttcttggtgagcttgTCCGGACAAAATGCCAACCCCAGTACGGCAACCTCGATTCGGGCATTTCCACCATGCTGCAAGCGCAGGAAATGTTCAGAGCCAGTCCTCTGCTCTCGGAACTATTGGTCTCCTCGTGGAGATCGGTCTCGTGGTTCTCCACAGTCGAGGCCTACAGCCGTCCCGCGCCATCCGAGGAGCTCTTTGACGCCCACATCGCAACGGCTGATCGTCTACCGCAGCCATTCCTCATGGAGCGAGCTCACCTTCACCTCTATCACCCAACACATCCCGACCACGTACCAGCGCTCCAGTtcttcaaggacaaggaaaGACTACGGAGACTGGTGCATGCTGTTGGGCCTAAGAAGTCGAGACCTGAGAAGTTGAGCGTCGTCTCCTGGCTTGCGTTCCTTGGACATGACACCGTCAATCATCTGACTCAGTCGGGCAGAACTCAAGAGGCGCAGGGAGTAACGGAGTTGTTGCAGGCGGAGGTTGCGAACCTATTCAACGACAAGTTGGAGCCAGCTTGAGGATTATGCAGGATATCTACCTCTACATAATCAGGCTGGATAACTACTATGCCTCTTGAGCATACACCCATATCTCCTGAGCCGTAGTCGCCGTTATGCTTCGGCGGGCCCTGAACAGAGAGCTCCTACATAGCTGGGGCAAACAGGCAGAGAGATGGAAGGGAACTAGCTCATCAGTGCCCAGCTGCGTACAGGGACGTGCGCCAGATTGAGTTTCAAAGAGAACTCTTGTACTATAGAAGGATTTTGGGAACAGCGATTACCAGTTCATAGAGCTGACATTTTACGATACCATGAGTCGGAGCATATCACGCAGAAGAGCACCATCAAATTGGATAGGTGGGAAATACAAAATATTTTCAAAATCAAATCAAAATCAATCATTGCCTTGCTTTTTATTTCATGGTATCTATCGCTGCGATATGGCAGACATTTTAGTCAGAATCGCTCTGTGCTGCATCGGGCGAGAAGCCCTGgaactcctcctcctcagactcGTCCGGCGCAGGGCCCTCGCCAGCATCAGCCCTCTCATCGTCACTGTCGTCCTGCTCCTCGATCTCAAAAGCGCCCGAGATGTCCCATCGGTCACCCTTGGCGCTCTTGCTGACGTacttgatgaacttgaggGCGCCGCTGTCGCGCAGGACGATGGTCATCTTGTTCCAAGCGGCGgcctggaagaagaggatgttgtcgtcgtcgctgcccGTCTTGTACACGGCAGCGTCCtcatcggcgtcgtcgtcgccagaCATGAAGATCTCCTGGCCACCAacctcgtcggcctccttgGGCGCAggctcatccttctcaacggccttgcccttgcccttgcccttaCCATTagtcttggcctccttgccgttcttctcggcttcttccttttcctcctcctcttcctcatcgtctcCCCAGCCAGGTGTAGGAGTGAAGCCGAGGTTAATCTCGACTCGCGCCTTGCCCTCATGGCCGGTGGCCAGGGTGTAGTCCAGACCTCGGCGGAAGCGACGAGCTAGCAGATCTGCGCTCtcgatggtggtgttggtggcCATCTGGAGCCATTGGCGGAATTGGCGGCTGGggaggaagatgtcgagaagctccGTGATGGGCGACTCTTCTTGGGAGGTGCGCAGCTGGTCAGGACCACTGGGCTGCTGGTAGAGGTAGCGGTACTTATGAGGAGGCTTCGCGACACGCCATGACGAAGTCTTTTCTATCGTGGGGGTATCTTCGGGTGtaggcttcttctcctcagctTCGACATAGGCTCTAAGGCGCTTGGCAAACTTCTTGCAGAGAATGTCGGTCAGGGTGATCTCAAACACCTCGTTGAAGTGCGACGAGATCTGGTCCAGGGTGTCAGGCACCAGGTACGTGGGTGAGAGATACTTGAGCAGGAACTCGAGGTCAGCCTCGTCGAAGCCCTCCTGGCCCGACTGCGAGCTGTCGACCTTGATAACCTGGGGTTGAGGCATGTCGTACTGGGCCGGGTTGCCCTGGAGCTGCATGAGGCCGCTGTTCTTTGCgttcctctcctcctcgccctcgatgtagccctcctcgccgagctggGGGATGTGGAACCAGCCGCTGATGGCCATGCGGACACGGCCGCCgtccttctcgagctgctccttggtggCAGCGTGGTAgacctcctcgacgtcgTGGAAGCTCTCACCGGGCTGAACAGCGAAGAAGCTCAGCTGGTTCCATGCTGGGGGAATGACCTTGGTGACATCGGGCAGAGGGGTCTTGGCGACCTCACCGTCCTTGTCCGTGAGCTCCTGGATGGGGAAGAGGCGGAGGGCACCTCCCCACTCGGGCTTCCAAGTGTTATCGGGGTCTACGAGGTAGAGGATGTAGCTCACGCGGCGGCTGCCGATGACGTCGTCGTGACAGAGCAGGTAGCAACCGGGCGTGTAGATGTTGATAGCCATGTCGGTCTTGCGGCCGCTCAGGGGACCGCAGGCGGTGATGTGGGAGACGTAGTCGCGGAAGGACTCGGAGTAGATGGCGTCGCGGAGCTTGAGCAGCGAGGGGAGTTTGGACAGggactcgtcgtcgaggccgtcgaggttGGCCAGGTCGCCCGACTGGTGGATCTTGTAGATGTCGGTCTCCTTGGGGGTGAACTCGAcgttggccttgatctcggcgcGCACCGACCGGAGGAGCTCGTCGTTGACGAGGCCGTTGATGACGGCATGCTTGTAGGGCGCAGACTCGGCGTACTGCTCCGTGTACGAGTCGAGCACGTCCTTGTCAAAGAGCCCAGCACGGAAGCGCTCCTTGGCCACCTCTGCGCTGAGAGCTACACCGTCAAAGTCAGTCAGTGGGCGAGCTCTGGGTTGGGGGGGAGCAATTGGGAATGCGCACAAGGCTTGGACTTCTTGCTGATGGCGGCCGAGGCATCGGCGCGGGAGTCTGCctttctcttcatcttgtcccTGGGCAATTGACTCTTGCAGCCAGAAATTGTGTGGATGAAGGAgttttggaggagaagaattTCGGGGCGTTGGGAGTGTGCGAAGTCGCAAAAAGATGGGCTGACGTCGCCAATCTATAAAAATTCTGGCTCCGAAAATCGACCCATCATCCCATGGGCGGTTCGCGCGCCCCTTGTACCCTGCGTCTGTCTGTCGCATTGGAAAAATACACGGGCTGGGGGGCAGCCACAAGATTTTTCTGTCAATTCAAGATTTCTTTTTTGTTAAAAATGTCTCTCGAGATCGATTTCCTACATATTACAAGTCAATTGCCATTGGCAGTGTCTCTGCTTGCTGCACCGAGTTGTACTCTCTTGTAGCCGCCACGGGCGCTAACACGGAGctcccatgatgatgattcgAGAGCTCCACCGCTTTATCTGATCGCCTGAACCACCATGATGCACAGTGGATTATACATGGTTTATGCACCTAGACGCCTGCACAACATTGGCAGGCTCATGGCTCTGAGATGGAAAGGATCCAACTCCAAGACAGAGGGCAATTGTTTGCATTGGTCTTGTTTTAAGACTCAGCTAGagccgccgaggctggcgCTTAGTTTACCAATAAGCTCGAATAGGCAACATCATACCAAAAGAGTTGGTCAAAGCAGGGAGACGGGATGGAAGGAAACACTAGCAGACAAAAGTCAGAGACTCAACAGTAGGTAGACTGGGATCTATTCTCCAAGAATTCCTAGAATAATCAACTTTTTCGCGTATAATCATCTCTCATCACATACATCATCGCTCAACTCCCGTCTATAAATCGCTTATCCgcaacacacacacactcaaAACTCCCAACTTACTTTGCCTTGCGGTCATCCACCGACTTGCGCAGGAGCGAGATGACCTCGGAGGGGTCCTTGGCTCCGAACACGGCGCTGCCAGCCACGATGACGTTGGCACCGGCATCCGCGGCCTGGTCGATCGTGCCGGGGCCTAGACCGCCGTCGACTTCGATGTTGAGCTCGGGGTACTTTTCTCGGAGGGCCTGGACCTTGGGCAGCTCAGAGGCCATGAACTTTTGTCCACCGAAACCGGGGTAAACCGTCATGATCAGGACCATCTATTATTCCATGTCAATATCTCTCCCGTAAAAGCCATCCAGGCGAGATCTTACATCAGGTCGttcctgctcctcggcgTTCTCCAGAATCTCCCACAGCACGTCGACAGAAGTATCAGGCTTGATAGCGATACCAGCGAGCAGACCGTTGTCGTGGATATATCGGATCAGCGCCTTGGGGTTGGTCTTCTCGTCGGTCTGCTGCTCGGGGCTCTCGGCGTCGCTGGAAAAGGCGGCCTCGTAGTGGAAGCAGTAGAGGTTGCAGccggccttcttgaactccttgACCCATTTCTTGGGCTGATGTCCCCATAATTAGCCCCTGTCCATGCTCTATCAACC harbors:
- a CDS encoding Fe2OG dioxygenase domain-containing protein, which gives rise to MKRKADSRADASAAISKKSKPSLSAEVAKERFRAGLFDKDVLDSYTEQYAESAPYKHAVINGLVNDELLRSVRAEIKANVEFTPKETDIYKIHQSGDLANLDGLDDESLSKLPSLLKLRDAIYSESFRDYVSHITACGPLSGRKTDMAINIYTPGCYLLCHDDVIGSRRVSYILYLVDPDNTWKPEWGGALRLFPIQELTDKDGEVAKTPLPDVTKVIPPAWNQLSFFAVQPGESFHDVEEVYHAATKEQLEKDGGRVRMAISGWFHIPQLGEEGYIEGEEERNAKNSGLMQLQGNPAQYDMPQPQVIKVDSSQSGQEGFDEADLEFLLKYLSPTYLVPDTLDQISSHFNEVFEITLTDILCKKFAKRLRAYVEAEEKKPTPEDTPTIEKTSSWRVAKPPHKYRYLYQQPSGPDQLRTSQEESPITELLDIFLPSRQFRQWLQMATNTTIESADLLARRFRRGLDYTLATGHEGKARVEINLGFTPTPGWGDDEEEEEEKEEAEKNGKEAKTNGKGKGKGKAVEKDEPAPKEADEVGGQEIFMSGDDDADEDAAVYKTGSDDDNILFFQAAAWNKMTIVLRDSGALKFIKYVSKSAKGDRWDISGAFEIEEQDDSDDERADAGEGPAPDESEEEEFQGFSPDAAQSDSD
- a CDS encoding CUE domain-containing protein: MSEVTSRTSASRGRGSGRGGRGGFAGRGGRRPNGDKADHKADDSLAAFEDEGDFGELRKQYGDKTSVIREMFPDWSEADVLFALQETNGDENEAVTRIAEGTISQWGEVSKPKKASRAKAKEQAPAPSNDATSTGPRAARGGRAVSEGRGRGRATDRGGRSTRGRSAHAAPTNGARTKENQQLSIPTEESSAWGSNEPKGDVPEEKEVLSEKPTPSANVEAPKPAAPPVKTWASMLRQSTVPKAPPKPKEAPAPKPAPEPIEPESVPEPVEPEPEPEVAPEPEPAPAPAVAEPDETTPVADTVPPSEVPHVVEPEVALPPSKDELTETNLEQVVDDSKPPPTGTAASTAADSWDPRQNPASVTATPLSAAQQQHIPPRPDASGFAATAAKATAERTTRTPSHHHHHQRRVLDQEEAVRMPGNREVDRAAVQFGAFNLADADEDIDGDREEPETRAQPPADSPVAHPRTSLPPATQAAVPEAFAQKPASTVTPIAAPTAPASQTQAPAQAQVPGQAPAANAQQFGRFGQAGAQEAAAAPQKPLDPFNQQSTPSSQPPFDNFPTQTSQPQQPGGAFSSAPSDYGSYYTANQPDRNATYAYYNQQFGQQGQGQQDATASQQRPFAGYGASQADNLSQYPQSGALHNQPRFGGSAADAQNSGNSTPNPTTQAQQQQQPQQPAQQQPAQGSQPQSHGQQYPGYNHPYYNSPYYHQYYSGYGQGGFGPYGKSGMYGQPYGMSPNAPYDHTSSPAGFGQSSLHRDSGLGSGLGDYGRVATSQAGSQPGLGGSAFGSVHDSFGRSASSFQSQGQSFNSQTQPGNAGSTDELKPFGETKTAAGPSPSLGGARPGSATNAPAAQAGLPPPQNSQMGGYGAGYPSHLQGHGLHGSNAYGMGGNAGASQQHGNSPYGSYGQGFGSGYYGGGQQQQQQQQQRGWGGNYH
- a CDS encoding Ribulose-phosphate 3-epimerase; translation: MAPKTIIAPSILSADFAQFGHDCARTMEQGADWLHVDIMDGHFVPNITFGPPVVAAIRGHVDQPTEALGRGTFDCHMMIAEPKKWVKEFKKAGCNLYCFHYEAAFSSDAESPEQQTDEKTNPKALIRYIHDNGLLAGIAIKPDTSVDVLWEILENAEEQERPDMVLIMTVYPGFGGQKFMASELPKVQALREKYPELNIEVDGGLGPGTIDQAADAGANVIVAGSAVFGAKDPSEVISLLRKSVDDRKAK